A genomic window from Macaca thibetana thibetana isolate TM-01 chromosome 16, ASM2454274v1, whole genome shotgun sequence includes:
- the HES7 gene encoding transcription factor HES-7 isoform X2 yields MVTRDRAENRDGPKMLKPLVEKRRRDRINRSLEELRLLLLERTRDQNLRNPKLEKAEILEFAVGYLRERSRVESPAAAAPGVPRSPVQDAEALASCYLSGFRECLLRLAAFAHDASPAARAQLFSALHGYLRPKPPRPKPVEPRPPAPRPSLDPAAPALGPALHQRPPVHQGPPSPRCAWSPSLCSPRAGDSGAPAPLTGLLPPPPPPHRQDGAPKAPPPPPPAFWRPWP; encoded by the exons ATGGTCACCCGGGATCGAGCTGAGAATAGGGACGGCCCCAAG ATGCTGAAGCCGCTTGTGGAGAAGCGGCGCCGGGACCGCATCAACCGCAGCCTGGAAGAgctgaggctgctgctgctggagcGGACCCGGGACCAG AACCTCCGGAACCCGAAGCTGGAGAAAGCGGAGATACTGGAGTTCGCCGTGGGCTACTTGAGGGAGCGAAGCCGGGTGGAGTCCCCGG CCGCCGCGGCTCCAGGGGTTCCCCGGTCCCCAGTCCAGGACGCCGAGGCGCTCGCCAGCTGCTACTTGTCCGGTTTCCGCGAGTGTCTGCTTCGCTTGGCGGCCTTCGCGCACGACGCCAGCCCGGCCGCCCGCGCCCAGCTCTTCTCCGCGCTGCACGGCTACCTGCGCCCCAAACCGCCCCGACCCAAGCCGGTAGAGCCGAGGCCTCCAGCGCCGCGCCCATCCCTGGACCCCGCCGCACCGGCCCTTGGCCCCGCGCTGCACCAGCGCCCCCCAGTGCACCAGGGCCCCCCTAGCCCGCGCTGCGCATGGTCCCCATCCCTCTGCTCCCCGCGCGCCGGGGATTCTGGCGCGCCGGCGCCTCTCACCGGACTgctgccgccgccaccgccgcctcACAGACAAGACGGGGCGCCCAAGgccccgccgcccccgccgcccgcTTTCTGGAGACCTTGGCCCTGA
- the HES7 gene encoding transcription factor HES-7 isoform X1 encodes MVTRDRAENRDGPKMLKPLVEKRRRDRINRSLEELRLLLLERTRDQNLRNPKLEKAEILEFAVGYLRERSRVESPGVPRSPVQDAEALASCYLSGFRECLLRLAAFAHDASPAARAQLFSALHGYLRPKPPRPKPVEPRPPAPRPSLDPAAPALGPALHQRPPVHQGPPSPRCAWSPSLCSPRAGDSGAPAPLTGLLPPPPPPHRQDGAPKAPPPPPPAFWRPWP; translated from the exons ATGGTCACCCGGGATCGAGCTGAGAATAGGGACGGCCCCAAG ATGCTGAAGCCGCTTGTGGAGAAGCGGCGCCGGGACCGCATCAACCGCAGCCTGGAAGAgctgaggctgctgctgctggagcGGACCCGGGACCAG AACCTCCGGAACCCGAAGCTGGAGAAAGCGGAGATACTGGAGTTCGCCGTGGGCTACTTGAGGGAGCGAAGCCGGGTGGAGTCCCCGG GGGTTCCCCGGTCCCCAGTCCAGGACGCCGAGGCGCTCGCCAGCTGCTACTTGTCCGGTTTCCGCGAGTGTCTGCTTCGCTTGGCGGCCTTCGCGCACGACGCCAGCCCGGCCGCCCGCGCCCAGCTCTTCTCCGCGCTGCACGGCTACCTGCGCCCCAAACCGCCCCGACCCAAGCCGGTAGAGCCGAGGCCTCCAGCGCCGCGCCCATCCCTGGACCCCGCCGCACCGGCCCTTGGCCCCGCGCTGCACCAGCGCCCCCCAGTGCACCAGGGCCCCCCTAGCCCGCGCTGCGCATGGTCCCCATCCCTCTGCTCCCCGCGCGCCGGGGATTCTGGCGCGCCGGCGCCTCTCACCGGACTgctgccgccgccaccgccgcctcACAGACAAGACGGGGCGCCCAAGgccccgccgcccccgccgcccgcTTTCTGGAGACCTTGGCCCTGA
- the LOC126939828 gene encoding LOW QUALITY PROTEIN: hydroperoxide isomerase ALOXE3-like (The sequence of the model RefSeq protein was modified relative to this genomic sequence to represent the inferred CDS: deleted 1 base in 1 codon): MPRGAFRRCLPALYFAFLTGPTPEQRMSGTQAPDTHPGESARGTGCVRGKQTSIRVQDCGRVCRSPPPGRLLLRPALPGHPFLLPIMAVYRLCVTTGPYLRAGTLDNISVTLVGTCGESPKQRLDRMGRDFAPGSVQKYKVRCSAELGELLLLRVHKERYAFFRKDSWYCSRICVTQPDGTVSHFPCYQWIEGYCTVELRPGTARTICQDSLPLLLDHRTRELRARQECYRWKIYAPGFPRMVDVNSFQEMESDKKFALTKTTTCVDQGDSSGNRYLPGFPMKIDIPSLMYMEPNIRYSATKTISLLFNAIPASLGMKLRGLLDRKGSWKKLDDMQNIFWCHKTFTTKYVTEHWCEDHFFGYQYLNGVNPVMLHCISSLPSKLPVTNDMVAPLLGQDTCLQTELERGNIFLADYWILAEAPTHCLNGRPQYVAAPLCLLWLSPQGALVPLAIQLSQTPGPDSPIFLPTDSEWDWLLAKTWVRNSEFLVHENNTHFLCTHLLCEAFAMATLRQLPLCHPIYKLLLPHTRYTLQVNTIARATLLNPEGLVDQVTSIGRQGLIYLMSTGLAHFTYTNFCLPDSLRARGVLAIPNYHYRDDGLKIWVAIESFVSEIVGYYYPSDASVQQDSELQAWVGEIFAQAFLGRESSGFPSRLCTPGEMVKFLTAIIFNCSAQHAAVNSGQHDFGAWMPNAPSSMRQPPPQTKGTTTLKTYLDTLPEVNISCNNLLLFWLVSQEPKDQRPLGTYPDEHFTEEAPRQSIAAFQSRLAQISRDIQERNQGLALPYTYLDPPLIENSVSI; this comes from the exons ATGCCACGCGGGGCCTTCAGACGCTGTTTGCCGGCGCTGTATTTCGCTTTCCTGACCGGCCCTACTCCAGAGCAGAGAATGAG TGGAACCCAGGCTCCTGATACCCATCCGGGTGAGTCAGCCAGAGGGACCGGCTGTGTCAGAGGCAAGCAAACAAGTATTAGAGTGCAAGACTGTGGGCGGGTCTGCCGCTCTCCTCCTCCAGGCCGGCTGCTCCTGCGGCCAGCGTTGCCGGGA catcccttcctccttcccatcaTGGCAGTGTACCGCCTGTGTGTGACCACTGGTCCCTACCTGAGGGCCGGCACACTGGACAACATCTCTGTCACACTGGTGGGCACGTGTGGTGAAAGCCCCAAGCAGCGGCTAGATCGAATGGGCAGGGACTTCGCCCCTGGATCG GTGCAGAAGTACAAGGTGCGCTGCTCGGCAGAGCTGGGTGAGCTCTTGCTGCTGCGTGTACACAAGGAGCGCTATGCTTTCTTCCGCAAGGACTCTTGGTACTGCAGCCGCATCTGTGTCACCCAACCGGATGGTACTGTATCCCACTTCCCCTGCTATCAGTGGATTGAAGGCTACTGCACCGTGGAGCTGAGGCCAGGAACAG CAAGAACTATTTGTCAGgactcccttcccctcctcctggaTCACAGGACACGGGAGCTCCGGGCCCGACAAGAATGCTACCG CTGGAAGATCTATGCCCCTGGCTTCCCCCGCATGGTAGACGTCAACAGCTTTCAGGAGATGGAGTCGGACAAGAAATTTGCCTTGACAAAGACGACAACTTGTGTAGACCAGGGTGACAG cagTGGGAATCGGTACCTGCCTGGCTTCCCCATGAAAATTGACATCCCATCCCTGATGTACATGGAGCCCAATATTCGATACTCAGCCACCAAGACGATCTCGCTGCTCTTCAATGCCATCCCTGC GTCCTTGGGAATGAAGCTTCGAGGGCTGTTGGATCGCAAGGGCTCCTGGAAGAAGCTGGATGACATGCAGAACATCTTCTGGTGCCACAAGACCTTCACGACAA AGTATGTCACAGAGCACTGGTGTGAAGATCACTTCTTCGGGTACCAGTACCTGAATGGCGTCAATCCCGTCATGCTCCACTGCATCTCTAGCTTGCCCAGCAAGCTGCCTGTCACCAATGACATGGTGGCCCCCTTGCTGGGACAGGACACATGCCTGCAGACAGAGCTAGAG AGGGGGAACATCTTCCTAGCAGACTACTGGATCCTGGCGGAGGCCCCCACCCACTGCCTAAACGGCCGCCCGCAGTACGTGGCCGCCCCACTGTGCCTGCTGTGGCTCAGCCCCCAGGGGGCGCTGGTGCCCTTGGCCATCCAG CTCAGCCAGACCCCTGGGCCCGACAGCCCCATCTTCCTGCCCACTGACTCCGAATGGGACTGGCTGCTGGCCAAGACATGGGTGCGCAACTCTGAGTTCCTGGTGCACGAGAACAACACGCACTTTCTGTGCACGCATTTGCTGTGCGAGGCCTTCGCCATGGCCACACTGCGCCAGCTGCCGCTCTGCCACCCCATCTACAAG CTCCTGCTCCCCCACACTCGATACACGCTGCAGGTGAACACCATCGCGAGGGCCACGCTGCTCAACCCCGAGGGCCTCGTGGACCAG GTCACGTCCATCGGGAGGCAAGGCCTCATCTACCTCATGAGCACGGGCCTGGCCCACTTCACCTACACCAATTTCTGCCTTCCGGACAGCCTGCGGGCCCGCGGCGTCCTGGCTATCCCCAACTACCACTACCGAGACGATGGCCTGAAGATCTGGGTGGCTATTGAGAG CTTTGTCTCAGAAATCGTGGGCTACTATTATCCCAGTGACGCATCTGTGCAGCAGGATTCGGAGCTGCAGGCCTGGGTTGGCGAGATTTTTGCTCAGGCGTTCCTGGGCCGGGAAAGCTCAG GCTTCCCAAGCCGGCTGTGCACCCCAGGAGAGATGGTGAAGTTCCTCACTGCAATCATCTTCAATTGCTCTGCCCAGCACGCTGCTGTCAACAGTGGGCAG CATGACTTTGGGGCCTGGATGCCCAATGCTCCATCGTCCATGAGGCAGCCTCCACCCCAGACCAAGGGGACCACCACCCTGAAGACTTACCTAGACACCCTCCCTGAAGTGAACATCAGCTGTAACAACCTCCTCCTCTTCTGGTTGGTTAGCCAAGAGCCCAAGGACCAG AGGCCCCTGGGCACCTACCCAGATGAGCACTTCACAGAGGAGGCCCCGAGGCAGAGCATCGCTGCCTTCCAGAGCCGCCTGGCCCAGATCTCGAGGGACATCCAGGAGCGGAACCAGGGTCTGGCACTGCCCTACACCTACCTGGACCCTCCCCTCATCGAGAACAGTGTCTCCATCTAA